In bacterium, one DNA window encodes the following:
- a CDS encoding phosphoribosylglycinamide formyltransferase, producing the protein MSPTSPTRVAILLSGRGSNFLELHGAMVRKEVPAEVAVVISNVAEAQGLEKARSLRLPTVCLPHRHDPTREAHETKVLSALEHAEVEWICLAGYMRLLSDDFVSRYAERILNIHPSLLPAFPGLNAQEQALEWGARISGCTVHLVDEKLDHGPIVLQRSVPVHDDDNPISLSARILVEEHKLYPEALKRLLTERWRVEGRRVVFS; encoded by the coding sequence GTGTCCCCCACATCCCCCACTCGCGTCGCCATCCTGCTCTCCGGTCGGGGCTCGAACTTCCTCGAGCTGCACGGCGCGATGGTGCGCAAGGAGGTGCCGGCAGAGGTCGCCGTGGTGATCTCGAACGTGGCTGAGGCGCAGGGCCTGGAGAAGGCGCGCTCGCTGAGGCTGCCGACCGTTTGCCTGCCGCACCGGCACGACCCGACCCGCGAAGCTCACGAGACGAAGGTCCTCTCGGCGCTGGAGCATGCCGAGGTCGAGTGGATCTGCCTAGCCGGCTACATGAGGTTGCTTTCGGACGACTTCGTCTCTCGCTACGCCGAGAGGATTCTCAACATACACCCTTCCCTCTTGCCCGCGTTTCCCGGGCTGAACGCGCAGGAACAAGCCCTCGAGTGGGGCGCCAGGATCTCGGGCTGCACGGTGCACCTGGTCGACGAGAAGCTGGACCATGGACCGATCGTGCTCCAGCGCTCCGTGCCGGTTCATGACGACGACAATCCGATCTCGCTGTCGGCTCGCATCCTGGTCGAAGAGCACAAGCTATATCCGGAGGCGCTGAAGCGCCTCCTGACCGAACGCTGGCGCGTCGAAGGCCGGCGAGTCGTGTTTTCTTAG
- the purF gene encoding amidophosphoribosyltransferase translates to MCGIFGIDGLIDAANYAYLGLYALQHRGQESAGLVSECDGRFHVERGMGYVADIFSERTLARLPGSRAIGHARYSTSGSSVHSNAQPLVVNTSMGPLALVHNGNLVNAVELRQELELGGSIFQTTSDTEVILHLMARDPRQDVVEALLEALKRVRGAYSLLLLTRDCLIAARDPHGFRPLLFGEYDGSPCFASESCAFDLLEAETVRDLELGEVLVARNGKLESYRQPVDDAPARCIFEQVYFARPDSRIFGDSVSDSRLKMGGALAREAPTEADVVVPVPDSGLFAALGYARESGLPLEFGLIRNHYVGRTFIEPKQSIRHFGVKVKLNPVRELIRDRRVVLVDDSIVRGTTSPKIVKMVRDAGAAEVHLRISCPPTIRPCHYGIDMPTAVELIASDHDIDEIRDFAGADSLAYLSLNGMLSCVSGPRQSYCTACWTGEYPVDPSDVDRRQQELFPIRTEEE, encoded by the coding sequence ATGTGCGGCATTTTCGGCATTGACGGGCTCATCGATGCGGCCAACTATGCGTACCTAGGGCTCTACGCCCTCCAGCATCGCGGGCAAGAGAGTGCCGGCCTGGTCTCCGAATGCGACGGCCGCTTTCATGTCGAGCGGGGCATGGGCTACGTCGCGGATATCTTCTCTGAGCGCACGCTGGCTCGACTTCCCGGTAGCCGGGCCATTGGGCATGCTCGTTACTCGACTTCGGGCTCGAGTGTTCACTCCAACGCGCAGCCGTTGGTTGTGAACACCTCGATGGGACCGCTGGCTCTGGTCCATAACGGAAATCTGGTCAACGCGGTCGAGTTGCGTCAGGAGCTCGAGCTCGGCGGCTCGATTTTTCAGACAACTTCCGACACCGAAGTCATTCTCCATTTGATGGCTCGCGACCCGAGACAGGATGTCGTCGAAGCGCTTCTGGAGGCGCTGAAGAGAGTGCGCGGTGCCTACTCGCTCTTGCTCTTGACTCGCGACTGCCTGATCGCGGCCCGGGATCCGCACGGTTTCCGGCCGCTTCTTTTCGGCGAATACGATGGCAGTCCCTGCTTCGCATCCGAGAGCTGCGCCTTCGATCTGCTCGAGGCGGAAACCGTGCGCGACCTGGAGCTGGGCGAGGTGCTGGTGGCCCGTAACGGAAAGTTGGAGAGTTACCGCCAACCGGTTGACGATGCGCCGGCTCGCTGCATCTTCGAGCAGGTGTACTTCGCCCGCCCGGACAGCCGAATCTTCGGTGACAGCGTTTCCGATAGCCGGCTGAAGATGGGCGGCGCGCTCGCCCGGGAAGCGCCGACCGAGGCGGATGTCGTCGTACCGGTTCCCGATTCGGGACTCTTCGCGGCGCTCGGCTACGCGCGTGAGTCGGGTCTGCCGCTGGAGTTCGGCCTGATTCGCAATCACTACGTCGGTCGGACATTCATCGAGCCGAAGCAATCGATCCGGCACTTCGGCGTCAAGGTCAAGCTCAATCCGGTACGGGAGCTGATTCGAGATCGTCGAGTTGTGCTGGTCGATGATTCGATCGTCCGTGGCACGACGTCTCCGAAGATCGTCAAGATGGTGCGCGACGCCGGGGCCGCCGAGGTTCATTTGCGGATCTCGTGTCCACCGACTATCCGGCCCTGTCACTACGGAATCGACATGCCGACCGCTGTCGAACTGATTGCTTCGGATCACGATATCGACGAGATAAGGGACTTCGCGGGCGCCGACAGCCTGGCGTATTTGTCGCTAAACGGAATGCTGTCCTGCGTTTCCGGGCCGCGACAGAGCTACTGCACGGCGTGTTGGACGGGCGAGTACCCTGTGGATCCCTCCGACGTGGATCGCCGCCAGCAGGAGCTCTTTCCGATTCGCACCGAAGAGGAATGA
- the purQ gene encoding phosphoribosylformylglycinamidine synthase subunit PurQ — MKCGIVVFPGSNCDHDVYHVLKHVLGCETAFLWHEATEVGDADLVVVPGGFSYGDYLRAGALAAQSPILGSVKSFAERGGPVLGICNGFQILQECGLLPGAMRRNKTLRFECRDVYLRVDRHDLPFTCRYDLGAVLRIPIAHAEGNYEDTPDGLERVEGSKQVVFRYVSPAGDLDQVWNVNGSANAIAGVVNEAGNVLGMMPHPERCAEEVLGNQGGLALFQGLMEGAAEGAA, encoded by the coding sequence ACCACGTGCTCAAGCACGTTCTCGGCTGCGAGACGGCTTTTCTCTGGCACGAGGCGACCGAGGTGGGTGATGCGGATCTGGTCGTCGTTCCCGGAGGTTTTTCGTACGGTGACTACCTGAGAGCCGGCGCGCTCGCCGCGCAGTCGCCGATCCTGGGCTCGGTCAAGAGCTTTGCCGAGCGCGGGGGGCCGGTCTTGGGAATCTGCAACGGCTTTCAGATTCTGCAGGAATGCGGGCTGCTGCCGGGAGCCATGCGCAGGAACAAGACGCTCAGATTCGAGTGCCGTGACGTGTATCTGAGAGTCGATCGCCACGATTTGCCGTTCACGTGCCGCTACGATCTGGGGGCGGTTCTCCGGATTCCGATCGCCCACGCCGAGGGCAACTATGAGGACACGCCGGACGGTCTCGAGCGCGTCGAAGGCTCGAAGCAGGTCGTGTTTCGATATGTGTCACCGGCCGGCGATCTGGACCAGGTCTGGAATGTGAACGGCTCCGCGAATGCCATCGCCGGGGTGGTGAACGAAGCCGGCAACGTGCTGGGCATGATGCCTCATCCCGAGCGCTGTGCCGAGGAGGTTCTGGGTAACCAAGGCGGTCTCGCCCTCTTTCAGGGCCTGATGGAAGGCGCGGCGGAGGGCGCGGCGTGA
- a CDS encoding phosphoribosylformylglycinamidine cyclo-ligase, protein MSEKRGAYAKAGVDIDAQSEALGRVKRLVKSTFNRNVLSDVGSFGGLFRPELAGLKEPVLVASADGVGTKLRVARLAGEYSTVGRDLVNHCVNDILVQGALPLFFLDYVGAGVLEPHAMEQLVTGLAAACKDNDCVLLGGETAEMPGFYEEGDYELVGFVVGVVDRSKILDGGRVRQNDVVLGLASSGLHTNGYSLARKVFFEDLGLDAGDRIPGSSSKASVTRQLLAVHRSYRTAIEPILEHPALHALAHITGGGLTDNLPRVLPRKAHVQIKVGAWEIPEIFHLLQRYGEIDTEEMFRVFNMGIGMCLIVAPDGVAEVMTALNSAGAKASPIGTVQKGGAGVVYDLGGHNT, encoded by the coding sequence ATGAGCGAGAAGCGGGGCGCATACGCGAAAGCGGGGGTCGACATAGACGCCCAGTCAGAGGCACTGGGGAGAGTCAAGAGGCTCGTCAAGAGCACCTTCAACCGGAATGTGCTCTCCGATGTGGGGAGCTTCGGTGGCTTGTTTCGGCCCGAGCTCGCCGGGCTGAAAGAACCGGTACTGGTGGCCTCCGCCGACGGCGTCGGCACCAAGCTGCGTGTCGCTCGGCTGGCAGGCGAGTATTCGACCGTCGGCCGGGATCTGGTCAATCACTGCGTCAACGACATTCTGGTGCAGGGAGCTCTGCCGCTGTTCTTTCTGGACTACGTCGGTGCCGGCGTCCTGGAGCCGCACGCGATGGAACAATTGGTAACCGGTCTTGCCGCGGCCTGCAAGGACAACGACTGCGTGCTCCTTGGCGGAGAGACCGCCGAGATGCCGGGCTTCTATGAGGAAGGGGACTACGAGTTGGTCGGGTTCGTCGTCGGCGTGGTCGACCGGTCGAAGATCCTCGACGGTGGTCGAGTTCGTCAGAACGACGTCGTTCTGGGCCTGGCGTCGTCGGGGCTCCACACCAACGGATACTCGCTGGCCAGGAAGGTGTTCTTCGAGGACCTCGGACTCGATGCCGGCGACCGGATACCGGGCTCGAGCTCGAAGGCCAGCGTCACGCGCCAGCTTCTCGCGGTTCATCGTTCCTACAGGACGGCAATCGAGCCGATTCTCGAACACCCCGCGCTGCACGCGCTGGCTCACATCACGGGCGGCGGTCTCACGGACAACCTGCCGAGGGTCTTACCGCGGAAGGCGCATGTCCAGATCAAGGTCGGTGCCTGGGAGATCCCGGAGATCTTTCATCTGCTACAACGCTACGGCGAGATCGACACCGAAGAGATGTTCCGGGTTTTCAATATGGGGATCGGTATGTGCTTGATCGTTGCTCCGGACGGCGTCGCCGAGGTAATGACGGCCCTTAACAGCGCGGGCGCCAAGGCCAGTCCGATCGGTACGGTGCAAAAGGGAGGCGCTGGTGTGGTCTACGACCTAGGGGGACACAATACGTAA
- the purL gene encoding phosphoribosylformylglycinamidine synthase subunit PurL: MTEPRVTAELADQHGLSGEEYERLVEILGRTPSYTELGITSALWSEHCSYKSSKAYLRELPTTGARVVQGPGENAGVVDVGHGWLAVFKMESHNHPSFIEPYQGAATGVGGILRDVFTMGARPIACLDSLRFGEIDAPRMRHLVDGVVRGIGDYGNCVGIPTVGGETGFHRSYNQNILVNAFALGIARHDQLFLARAAGEGNPLLYAGSRTGRDGIHGATMASESFEADSEAKRPTVQVGDPFTEKVLLEACLEAMKTGAVVGIQDMGAAGLTSSAFEMAGRESTGVEIDLDRVPLREPGLSPYEMMLSESQERMVLVAEKGREEEVVRVFEKWGLPVDTIGRVTADGRARLSLGGAVVADMPVLPLTQNAPEYRRPVEVPRDLAERQRPPAVPEPEDPLASLEALLSSVELGSKEWIWRQYDHSVRTNTVVGPGGDAAVLRLKGTPSALALVSEVNPVYCGLDPFQGAAQAVAEAVRNLACVGAEPVGLTDCLNFGNPERPEIAWQFREAVRGMSEACRELSVPVVSGNVSFYNETEGSGIYPTPTVAVVGLIQKLNNAVGAHFTHPGDRILVLGDDLGEFGGSAYLRICHDTEQGAPPKVNLGEENRLAVFLRMAIAEGLIRSAHDISVGGLAVALAEAAFGAGVGVEVALDSSARGLFSESQARAIVAAPAERVDRFMTSAEARGVPAAEVGSTGGDKLALEFDGGRIDATVARLHELWSRALPKALG, encoded by the coding sequence GTGACCGAGCCCCGAGTCACAGCCGAGCTTGCCGATCAGCATGGTCTGAGTGGCGAGGAGTACGAGCGGCTGGTCGAGATCCTGGGCCGGACGCCGAGCTATACCGAGCTCGGCATCACCTCGGCCCTGTGGTCGGAGCATTGCTCCTACAAGTCGTCCAAGGCCTATTTGAGAGAGCTTCCGACCACCGGCGCTCGGGTGGTTCAAGGGCCCGGTGAGAACGCCGGCGTCGTCGATGTCGGCCACGGCTGGCTGGCGGTGTTCAAGATGGAGAGTCACAACCATCCGAGTTTCATCGAGCCCTATCAGGGTGCAGCCACCGGTGTTGGCGGCATCCTTCGTGACGTCTTCACCATGGGCGCGCGGCCGATCGCCTGTCTGGATTCCTTGCGTTTCGGCGAGATAGACGCCCCTCGCATGCGCCACTTGGTCGATGGCGTGGTACGGGGCATCGGCGACTACGGCAACTGCGTGGGCATCCCCACGGTCGGCGGAGAAACCGGTTTTCATCGCTCCTACAATCAGAACATTCTGGTCAACGCCTTCGCCCTGGGTATTGCTCGTCACGACCAGCTCTTTCTGGCGCGAGCGGCGGGAGAGGGTAACCCGCTTCTGTATGCGGGCAGCCGGACCGGGCGCGACGGCATCCACGGAGCCACCATGGCTTCGGAGTCGTTCGAGGCCGACAGCGAGGCCAAGCGTCCCACGGTTCAAGTCGGGGATCCGTTCACCGAGAAGGTTCTGCTCGAAGCTTGTCTCGAGGCGATGAAGACCGGCGCGGTCGTCGGCATTCAGGACATGGGGGCCGCCGGTCTCACCAGCTCGGCCTTCGAGATGGCCGGTCGAGAGAGCACCGGCGTCGAGATCGACCTCGACCGCGTGCCTCTTCGGGAGCCCGGTCTCTCGCCCTACGAGATGATGCTCTCCGAGTCCCAGGAGCGCATGGTGCTGGTGGCGGAAAAGGGACGGGAGGAAGAGGTGGTGCGGGTGTTCGAGAAGTGGGGCTTGCCGGTCGACACGATCGGTCGCGTTACCGCGGACGGCCGTGCTCGGTTGTCCTTGGGAGGCGCAGTGGTCGCCGACATGCCGGTGCTCCCCCTGACCCAGAATGCGCCGGAGTATCGCCGGCCGGTCGAGGTGCCACGAGACCTGGCCGAGCGGCAGAGGCCGCCGGCAGTGCCCGAGCCCGAAGATCCACTCGCCAGTCTCGAAGCGCTGTTGTCGTCCGTGGAGCTCGGTTCCAAGGAGTGGATCTGGCGTCAATACGACCACTCGGTGCGAACCAACACCGTTGTCGGTCCCGGCGGCGACGCCGCGGTGTTGAGACTCAAGGGCACACCGTCCGCGCTGGCTCTGGTTTCTGAGGTCAACCCGGTCTACTGCGGGCTCGATCCTTTCCAGGGTGCGGCCCAGGCGGTTGCCGAAGCGGTTCGCAATCTCGCTTGCGTGGGTGCCGAGCCGGTGGGCTTGACCGACTGCCTCAACTTCGGCAATCCCGAGCGGCCCGAGATTGCCTGGCAGTTTCGAGAGGCCGTGCGCGGCATGTCCGAGGCCTGCCGGGAGCTGTCGGTGCCGGTGGTATCCGGCAACGTCTCTTTCTACAACGAGACCGAGGGCTCCGGGATCTATCCGACGCCGACGGTTGCGGTGGTCGGTTTGATCCAGAAGCTGAACAACGCGGTCGGTGCCCATTTCACTCATCCTGGCGACCGGATACTGGTCCTGGGCGACGATCTCGGAGAGTTCGGCGGCTCGGCGTACCTGCGGATCTGTCATGACACGGAGCAGGGCGCTCCTCCCAAAGTGAACCTGGGCGAGGAGAATCGGCTCGCCGTTTTCCTGCGCATGGCGATCGCCGAAGGGCTGATACGGTCCGCCCACGACATCTCGGTGGGTGGCCTGGCCGTGGCTCTGGCGGAGGCTGCGTTTGGGGCGGGTGTCGGAGTCGAAGTCGCGCTCGATTCGAGCGCCAGGGGTCTCTTTTCGGAATCTCAGGCGCGGGCGATCGTCGCCGCTCCGGCTGAGAGGGTCGATCGGTTCATGACGAGCGCCGAGGCCCGTGGCGTTCCGGCGGCGGAGGTCGGGTCGACGGGCGGCGACAAGTTGGCACTCGAGTTCGATGGCGGGAGAATCGACGCGACCGTCGCTCGGCTCCACGAGCTCTGGTCGAGGGCGTTGCCCAAGGCGCTCGGATAG